A portion of the Acidobacteriota bacterium genome contains these proteins:
- a CDS encoding SMP-30/gluconolactonase/LRE family protein — MKNLSFGLGVSLMLGLVIGANFTYVNGFQTDKLPVTTMECYQIAGKSLQEKDYRTCQKALERALQLGSSHPQFVYRLAVAQTQVGDTSGAVARLKQLAGMQAEYPIETDADLAALKANPEFQSVVAAFEKNRKPVSQASVKFTIGEKDLIPEGITWDPVDQVYFVGSIYKQKILRIDRAGKVTEFVPSGQDGLGPVIGLKVDPKRRWLWACSAWEKRGDAPVGGDGGVFRYDLKTGRLLQKYELKNQPVAHFLNDLALDSQGGAFVTDSETSSVYVIRPGKSELELFVQSPELIYPNGLALTPDGKQLFVAQYDGIILVDVKTKKLSRLTHPETVTVAGIDGLSLNGRSLIAVQNSFEPNRVIRFDLNSKLNQVERAEVLEARNPHFVIPTTGTMAGKEYVVLANSQLDRLGPDGNLTEPEKLKEVVGLRLRLTK, encoded by the coding sequence ATGAAAAATTTGTCTTTTGGTCTCGGGGTCAGCCTGATGTTGGGGCTGGTTATTGGAGCGAATTTTACATATGTCAATGGGTTTCAAACTGATAAACTGCCTGTCACCACAATGGAATGTTACCAGATAGCTGGTAAGAGCTTACAGGAAAAAGATTACCGAACCTGCCAGAAGGCGCTGGAACGGGCGCTCCAGCTTGGGTCAAGTCATCCACAGTTTGTGTACCGTCTGGCGGTGGCGCAAACGCAGGTTGGTGATACCTCTGGGGCCGTGGCTCGCTTGAAACAGTTGGCTGGAATGCAGGCTGAGTATCCAATCGAAACGGATGCCGATTTGGCCGCACTCAAAGCCAATCCAGAATTTCAATCTGTTGTGGCGGCATTTGAAAAGAACCGAAAGCCAGTTTCCCAGGCGTCGGTGAAATTTACTATTGGCGAAAAAGACCTGATTCCTGAAGGCATTACCTGGGATCCGGTTGACCAAGTCTATTTTGTCGGCAGTATTTACAAGCAAAAAATCCTGAGAATTGATCGAGCCGGAAAAGTCACCGAATTTGTACCATCAGGACAGGATGGCCTGGGGCCGGTGATTGGTCTCAAGGTTGACCCGAAACGCCGCTGGTTATGGGCGTGCAGCGCGTGGGAAAAGCGCGGCGATGCACCAGTGGGAGGTGATGGTGGCGTGTTTCGCTATGACCTGAAGACTGGCAGGTTGCTCCAAAAATATGAACTGAAAAATCAGCCAGTGGCCCATTTTCTCAATGATTTGGCGCTGGATTCCCAGGGCGGTGCGTTTGTTACCGATAGTGAAACCAGCTCGGTGTATGTGATTCGACCTGGCAAAAGTGAACTGGAACTGTTTGTGCAATCGCCTGAGTTGATCTATCCCAACGGTCTGGCGTTGACACCGGATGGGAAGCAACTCTTTGTGGCTCAGTATGATGGAATCATCCTGGTTGATGTGAAGACCAAAAAGCTCAGCCGTCTGACACACCCTGAAACCGTGACCGTGGCCGGGATTGATGGCCTATCGCTCAATGGTCGCAGCCTGATTGCCGTCCAAAACAGTTTTGAGCCAAATCGAGTCATTCGCTTTGACCTGAATTCCAAACTGAATCAAGTTGAACGGGCTGAGGTTCTTGAAGCCCGGAACCCGCATTTTGTGATTCCAACAACCGGGACGATGGCCGGGAAAGAATATGTCGTTTTGGCCAACAGTCAGCTTGACCGACTGGGTCCAGATGGAAATCTGACCGAACCTGAGAAACTCAAGGAAGTTGTCGGGTTGCGGCTTCGACTTACGAAATGA
- a CDS encoding histidinol-phosphate aminotransferase family protein: MPETVLDLSGIETVYPPTSRVADSFAQALFGHSLHQSTTTLKALLSQYTGVDAGRILVTSGEDDLLTLLLTNLMGKGDYLAVPEPSLGTHRFQAEANGISVLDTGRDKQFRVLTESLLSVATAPEVKMIFLASPNNPTGTLTSPKTIQRILDVQKLTVIDETYFEFSHQSCVGLLASHPNLVILRSFKWAAMSAYKIAYALASPDIVARLESTFSGPISPMAISAACSSLEDQALLFRNVKRLIEERDRLYETLQHIPGVHPFASQANFLYCLFPGRDGRQIANALFRQGVKVKHYSGSVYQSGIRARIGFPEDNERFLSALRTVLADIPANEE; the protein is encoded by the coding sequence ATGCCAGAAACTGTTCTTGATCTGAGCGGAATCGAAACTGTCTACCCACCGACATCTCGGGTGGCCGATTCGTTTGCTCAGGCGCTGTTTGGACATTCCTTGCATCAGTCAACCACCACCTTAAAAGCACTCCTCAGTCAGTATACCGGGGTTGATGCCGGGCGGATTCTGGTGACTTCGGGCGAAGACGACCTGCTCACCCTGTTGTTGACCAACTTGATGGGGAAAGGTGACTACCTTGCGGTGCCGGAACCCTCGCTTGGCACGCATCGCTTTCAAGCGGAAGCCAACGGTATCAGCGTGCTTGATACCGGGCGCGATAAACAATTTCGCGTACTGACGGAATCGCTGCTGTCGGTCGCAACGGCGCCCGAAGTCAAAATGATCTTTCTCGCAAGTCCCAATAATCCAACCGGCACGCTCACCTCTCCAAAAACCATCCAGCGCATCCTCGACGTCCAAAAACTGACGGTCATTGACGAAACTTACTTTGAGTTTTCACACCAAAGTTGTGTTGGACTCCTGGCATCCCATCCCAATCTGGTGATTTTAAGAAGTTTCAAATGGGCGGCGATGTCGGCATATAAAATTGCCTATGCTCTGGCTTCGCCGGACATCGTTGCCCGGTTGGAATCAACCTTCTCTGGGCCGATTTCACCCATGGCGATTTCCGCGGCCTGCTCATCACTTGAAGACCAGGCTTTGTTGTTCCGGAACGTGAAGCGCTTGATTGAGGAACGTGACCGGCTCTATGAGACCCTCCAGCACATTCCGGGCGTTCACCCCTTTGCTTCACAAGCCAATTTTCTGTATTGCCTCTTCCCGGGCCGCGATGGGCGACAGATCGCCAACGCCCTTTTCCGCCAGGGCGTGAAGGTCAAACATTACAGCGGGTCGGTCTATCAAAGCGGGATTCGCGCTCGGATTGGTTTTCCAGAAGACAACGAACGTTTTCTCTCGGCACTGCGCACTGTTTTGGCTGATATTCCAGCCAATGAAGAATGA
- a CDS encoding alpha/beta fold hydrolase has protein sequence MKLFLDGPVGKLEAIFETAGAPVGLKALVCHPHPVHGGTMHNRVVVRIARALLAVGVDVLRINFRGTGDSEGSYDAGVGELHDALAAIHFLEQQRPGTPLIVGGFSFGSWVSFRAGLQVPQTCGLLAAGLPIRHYDFDFVSRSPLPKWVIQGEFDEFGNSRQAAAVVKTFADPKGFSFVPEADHYFSDHIDLFSARLTEATAWLRTQVLPEVTR, from the coding sequence ATGAAATTATTTCTTGATGGACCAGTTGGCAAACTGGAAGCCATTTTTGAAACGGCTGGCGCCCCAGTTGGTTTGAAAGCACTGGTGTGCCACCCGCACCCGGTCCATGGCGGGACGATGCACAACCGCGTTGTGGTGCGGATTGCGCGGGCCCTACTGGCGGTCGGAGTTGACGTGCTGCGGATCAATTTTCGGGGCACTGGTGACAGCGAGGGCAGTTACGATGCCGGTGTCGGCGAATTGCATGATGCACTGGCGGCGATTCACTTTCTCGAACAACAACGTCCCGGAACGCCGCTGATTGTCGGTGGCTTTTCGTTTGGCTCCTGGGTGAGTTTTCGGGCTGGACTGCAGGTGCCGCAAACCTGCGGGCTGCTGGCGGCTGGACTTCCCATTCGGCACTACGATTTTGATTTTGTCAGTCGTTCCCCTCTCCCCAAATGGGTGATTCAGGGCGAATTCGATGAGTTTGGAAATTCCCGGCAGGCAGCCGCCGTGGTGAAAACATTTGCGGATCCCAAAGGCTTTAGCTTTGTCCCTGAAGCCGACCACTATTTTAGCGATCATATTGACCTGTTTTCTGCCCGACTGACCGAGGCAACCGCCTGGCTGCGAACTCAGGTCTTGCCAGAAGTCACACGGTAG
- a CDS encoding M28 family peptidase produces the protein MPRKNNQQWPKRFAGCFLTGVVLITQGLVALAQPQDPAVGQVKGMTAGSGLPVITDTHLREHVRVLTMPVMEGRRAGTTGDRTAATYIAEQFRRAGLVPVGDNNTFFQSFQFESWQPVPVTAMSQLDKGTVKKSYTCEWSNSFTGRDFRPVPRSGQGSVTAPVVFVGHGLSEPELNLDDYAGVDVRDKTALILLGDGPLPAGRTRTEPAILTAKKRGARACLLAYPASGYPVVDPNSAPLVALSSTESTTGMVVMAIRNSVRDELLASRGSIQQIQAALQAAKPVSGPTGMTVQLDLRAEAVPVATSSNVVALLPGSDPQLREETLVLVTYRDGQGVDAEGKLCPGANDNAAGVAALLETARLLASAKPARSILFVAYGGEFNRFSPEAVSPGLAHFLAHPVTPWKQVAGIFVFDRIGLNTPNRIALENIALYPELFLKLRSGLPELNALLVPGSYSIEQAAWPAGVPMYRFKDPSERAGRALQKVLYPTEDTPDRLRLESLRVYTGLLTRILGYLASNPAEPLVMAWSQHLDAAYRATVTDFVPISPTEFYQRAASVRRDYLTDIITYIPGGGDARKLNAAEKRQQFIKELLELRENLFDQRSRLRPVRDLADLEYGPEGQNLAADNQLGVWIGLDSLDWLSEQSPVETITELMSNGLQLVIVNEKSARLLVDGSPALIEAIQSPGLLVLVGELDGKRRQKLFPLLKHPVLVADSNLSDDELNALAEAGHLVVVMPRDGDQKTDKRKKTVTPKAMVERLVHLLEVIGEDQVLLSTPELSQRLVLIEELAKQGLSPTQVEKVFGLNFKRFYAAPR, from the coding sequence ATGCCACGAAAAAATAACCAGCAATGGCCGAAGAGATTCGCCGGGTGTTTCCTGACCGGAGTAGTGTTGATCACACAGGGGCTGGTCGCGCTGGCTCAACCGCAGGATCCGGCAGTGGGCCAGGTAAAAGGGATGACGGCGGGAAGCGGGTTACCGGTCATAACCGATACCCACCTTCGGGAACATGTGCGAGTTCTGACCATGCCGGTGATGGAAGGACGACGGGCGGGGACGACGGGTGACCGGACGGCAGCTACCTACATTGCCGAACAATTCCGCCGGGCGGGCCTGGTGCCGGTTGGTGACAACAACACCTTTTTTCAAAGTTTTCAATTTGAATCCTGGCAGCCGGTTCCAGTGACTGCCATGAGTCAACTTGATAAAGGTACGGTCAAGAAATCCTACACCTGTGAATGGAGCAATAGTTTTACCGGACGTGATTTCCGGCCCGTGCCGCGTTCCGGGCAGGGAAGTGTCACGGCACCAGTGGTTTTTGTCGGCCATGGGTTGTCAGAGCCCGAACTCAACCTGGATGACTATGCCGGAGTTGATGTCCGCGACAAAACCGCGTTGATTTTGCTGGGCGATGGTCCGCTTCCGGCAGGGAGAACCCGCACTGAACCTGCGATTCTTACGGCCAAAAAACGAGGCGCCCGGGCTTGCTTGCTGGCCTATCCAGCCTCTGGGTACCCGGTGGTTGATCCAAATAGTGCGCCGCTGGTGGCGTTGTCTTCGACTGAAAGCACCACGGGAATGGTGGTGATGGCGATTCGGAATTCGGTTCGTGATGAGTTGCTGGCATCACGAGGCTCCATCCAGCAGATTCAAGCGGCTCTGCAGGCAGCCAAACCAGTTTCGGGACCAACCGGGATGACCGTGCAGCTCGATTTACGGGCCGAGGCGGTGCCGGTCGCCACCAGTTCAAACGTGGTGGCGCTGTTGCCTGGCAGTGATCCTCAGTTGCGTGAGGAAACGCTTGTGCTGGTGACCTATCGTGACGGACAGGGGGTGGATGCCGAAGGAAAATTGTGTCCGGGGGCGAATGACAATGCCGCTGGGGTGGCCGCCTTGCTGGAAACCGCCCGGCTGCTGGCCAGTGCCAAACCGGCGCGCTCCATCCTGTTTGTTGCTTATGGTGGAGAATTCAACCGGTTTTCACCAGAGGCCGTGTCACCTGGACTGGCTCATTTTCTGGCCCATCCCGTGACACCGTGGAAACAGGTTGCAGGTATTTTTGTGTTTGATCGGATTGGATTAAACACGCCGAATCGCATTGCACTGGAGAATATTGCGCTCTATCCGGAACTCTTCCTGAAATTGCGGAGCGGGTTACCTGAACTCAATGCCTTGTTGGTACCGGGCAGTTACTCGATTGAACAGGCTGCCTGGCCGGCGGGGGTCCCGATGTACCGATTCAAGGATCCTTCGGAACGTGCGGGCCGTGCGCTCCAAAAAGTATTGTATCCGACTGAGGACACCCCTGACCGGCTTCGGCTTGAAAGCCTGCGGGTGTACACGGGGTTGTTGACGCGCATTCTTGGATATCTGGCGTCAAATCCCGCTGAACCGCTGGTCATGGCCTGGAGTCAACATCTGGACGCGGCATATCGGGCGACGGTGACCGACTTTGTTCCGATTAGTCCGACTGAATTTTATCAGCGGGCGGCATCAGTACGCCGTGACTATCTAACTGATATCATTACCTATATTCCTGGTGGCGGTGATGCCCGCAAATTGAACGCGGCTGAAAAGCGGCAGCAATTTATCAAAGAGCTGTTGGAACTGCGTGAGAACCTGTTTGATCAGCGGAGCCGCCTGCGACCGGTGCGTGATCTGGCCGATCTGGAATATGGCCCTGAAGGTCAGAATCTGGCGGCTGACAATCAGCTTGGCGTGTGGATTGGGCTGGATTCTCTGGACTGGCTCAGTGAGCAGTCGCCGGTTGAGACCATCACTGAATTGATGAGCAATGGGTTGCAACTGGTGATTGTGAATGAGAAAAGCGCCCGACTTCTGGTAGATGGCAGTCCAGCCTTGATAGAAGCGATCCAATCACCTGGGTTGTTGGTGTTGGTTGGCGAACTGGACGGAAAGCGCCGCCAAAAGCTGTTCCCATTGCTCAAACATCCAGTCCTGGTTGCCGACTCTAATCTTTCGGATGACGAACTCAACGCCCTGGCTGAAGCTGGTCATCTGGTGGTGGTGATGCCCCGTGACGGAGACCAAAAGACGGACAAACGCAAAAAGACGGTCACGCCAAAAGCCATGGTCGAACGGCTGGTTCACCTTTTGGAAGTGATTGGGGAAGATCAGGTTTTACTCAGTACTCCTGAACTATCACAGCGTCTGGTCCTGATTGAGGAACTGGCCAAACAGGGACTGAGCCCAACTCAAGTTGAAAAAGTGTTTGGTTTAAATTTCAAACGGTTTTATGCCGCGCCCCGTTGA
- a CDS encoding PD40 domain-containing protein → MRFLALLILAALCSLTVTAQSNIGYYRFPALAGGEIVFTAEGDLWKVNQAGGQAQRLTSHPGAETQAAISPDGKWVAFSGQYEGPTEVFVMPLAGGLPKRLTYDGARTSVMGWTPDGKVLYRTQRFSTLPDQQLVVVDPQTLVQKVIPLSQASDGCYDATGKTLFFTRLPFQGSATKRYKGGSVEKLWKFVDGAPEAIPLTADFDGTSREPMWWNGRLYFVSDRDGILNLWSMKDDGSDLKQHTFHKEWDVKSPALNNGNVVYQLGADLHVFDLAAGKDREVAITLSSDFDHMRERWIKKPMDYLTAAHLSPKGEKVVATIRGRVYVLPAEPGRIVEATRQEGVRYLNARFAGDANSVIALSDQTGEFEFWKIPANGVGEPANLTRDGKIFRFDGVPSPDGKWIAYTDKNNQIWVVDLEKKVSKLIATSNTGGLGDLNWSPDSQWLAYSRAAENTVSQIWLYRPADGTSATMTSDRVESYSPAWSPDGKWLYFLSDRSFVSSVGSPWGPRAPEPFFDKPTKIFQIALTKGLRSNFKPADEVSAVAESAKDEKKTDEAKKEGEKKPAPVVIDLDGIQDRVYELPLPAGNYGGLSASDKFLFFLDYDASPDPKRRLQAVEIKTRDVEAKTVSNDVNYFELSQDGKKLLVWLDSGMYVFDAGSEAPKDLGKVKIPVESLVVHLDPREEWRQMFVDSWRLMRDYFYDPGMHKVDWPGMLKKYQPLVARVTDRSELSDLMFEMVGELSTLHTFVRDGDPRQSPDQIGGGSLGAILERDEKAGGFRIAHIFQGEPDYLEKYSPLKRPDLTIAEGDIIESVNGVATLSVPHIGALLRNQAGKDVLLRVKATSTGKSFDAVVKPISQNSEANLRYDEWEYRRRKMVDELSQGQIGYIHLRAMGRDNMAEWVKNYFPIFNRKGLIVDVRHNRGGNIDSWVLERLLRKAWFNWQPRTGDTYHNMQYAFRGHVVVLCDEATASDGEAFAEGFRRLGLGKVIGTRTWGGEVWLTSSNVLVDNGIASAAEFGVFGPEGDWLIEGVGVVPDETVDNLPHATFKGQDTQLEAAIQHLQELIRTKPVNVLPKHPAYPDKSFRKK, encoded by the coding sequence ATGCGTTTTCTGGCACTTTTGATTTTAGCTGCCCTGTGTTCGCTGACGGTCACGGCACAGTCAAACATTGGGTACTACCGATTTCCAGCGCTTGCCGGTGGTGAAATTGTTTTCACCGCCGAAGGTGATTTATGGAAGGTCAATCAGGCTGGTGGACAGGCTCAGCGGTTAACGTCGCATCCGGGCGCCGAAACCCAGGCGGCAATTTCTCCGGATGGCAAATGGGTCGCCTTTTCAGGTCAGTATGAAGGCCCAACCGAAGTCTTTGTCATGCCGCTGGCCGGCGGGCTCCCAAAACGATTGACCTATGATGGGGCGCGAACTTCGGTCATGGGGTGGACGCCCGATGGAAAAGTACTCTATCGAACGCAACGATTTTCAACCCTGCCCGATCAGCAACTGGTCGTGGTGGATCCACAGACCCTGGTTCAGAAGGTGATTCCGCTCAGTCAGGCCAGTGATGGGTGCTATGACGCAACCGGGAAGACGCTGTTTTTCACCCGCTTGCCGTTTCAGGGGAGTGCCACCAAACGCTATAAGGGCGGCAGTGTTGAAAAGCTCTGGAAATTTGTGGACGGCGCTCCCGAAGCCATACCGCTCACGGCTGATTTTGACGGCACCAGCCGCGAACCAATGTGGTGGAATGGCCGGCTCTATTTTGTCAGTGATCGCGACGGCATTCTCAACCTGTGGTCAATGAAGGATGACGGCAGCGACCTCAAGCAGCACACGTTTCATAAAGAATGGGATGTAAAATCCCCGGCGTTGAACAATGGGAACGTGGTGTACCAGTTGGGGGCGGATTTGCATGTGTTTGATCTGGCCGCCGGAAAAGACCGCGAGGTGGCAATTACGCTGTCATCCGATTTTGATCACATGCGTGAACGCTGGATCAAAAAACCGATGGATTACCTGACGGCGGCCCACCTTTCGCCCAAAGGTGAAAAGGTCGTGGCCACGATTCGCGGCAGAGTGTATGTCTTGCCGGCAGAACCCGGACGAATTGTTGAGGCGACACGCCAGGAAGGTGTTCGCTATCTGAACGCCCGTTTTGCAGGCGATGCAAATTCGGTGATTGCGCTGTCTGACCAGACCGGAGAGTTTGAATTCTGGAAAATCCCGGCCAATGGCGTTGGTGAACCGGCCAACCTGACCCGTGATGGAAAGATCTTTCGGTTTGACGGTGTGCCATCACCAGATGGCAAATGGATTGCTTACACCGACAAAAACAATCAGATTTGGGTGGTGGATCTGGAAAAGAAAGTTTCCAAACTCATCGCAACCTCAAACACAGGTGGATTGGGGGACCTCAACTGGTCGCCGGATAGTCAATGGCTGGCCTATTCGCGAGCCGCCGAAAACACCGTTTCGCAAATCTGGCTCTATCGCCCGGCAGATGGTACCTCGGCCACGATGACCAGTGACCGGGTCGAAAGCTATAGCCCGGCCTGGAGTCCTGACGGAAAATGGCTGTATTTCCTTTCGGATCGCTCGTTTGTGTCGAGCGTCGGCAGCCCCTGGGGACCGCGTGCCCCAGAGCCATTCTTCGACAAACCGACCAAAATTTTTCAAATTGCGCTGACCAAAGGGCTGCGGTCCAACTTTAAGCCAGCCGACGAGGTTTCAGCCGTCGCTGAATCAGCCAAAGATGAAAAGAAAACCGATGAGGCGAAAAAAGAAGGCGAGAAAAAACCGGCTCCAGTGGTGATTGACCTCGACGGCATTCAGGATCGCGTGTATGAACTTCCGCTTCCTGCTGGAAATTATGGCGGGCTGTCAGCTTCCGACAAATTCCTGTTTTTCCTCGACTACGATGCTTCACCGGACCCCAAACGCAGACTCCAGGCCGTGGAAATCAAAACCCGTGATGTTGAGGCCAAGACCGTTTCCAATGACGTGAACTATTTCGAGCTTTCCCAGGATGGCAAAAAGCTGCTCGTCTGGCTTGATTCAGGGATGTATGTCTTTGATGCCGGTTCAGAAGCCCCCAAAGATCTGGGCAAAGTGAAAATCCCGGTGGAATCGCTTGTGGTTCACCTCGATCCACGCGAAGAATGGCGGCAGATGTTTGTTGATAGCTGGCGGTTGATGCGCGATTACTTCTATGACCCCGGAATGCACAAAGTTGACTGGCCGGGGATGCTCAAAAAATACCAGCCGCTGGTTGCTCGTGTAACCGACCGGTCTGAACTGAGTGACCTGATGTTTGAGATGGTTGGTGAACTATCAACCCTCCACACTTTTGTCCGTGACGGAGACCCACGCCAGTCACCTGATCAAATCGGCGGCGGGTCACTCGGAGCCATTCTGGAACGCGATGAAAAGGCCGGTGGCTTCCGGATTGCCCACATTTTCCAGGGCGAACCGGATTACCTGGAAAAGTATTCGCCGTTAAAGCGTCCGGATTTGACCATCGCCGAAGGCGACATCATTGAATCGGTCAACGGTGTGGCGACGTTGTCTGTGCCGCACATTGGGGCGCTGCTTCGCAATCAGGCCGGCAAAGATGTGCTGCTGCGGGTGAAAGCCACCAGCACTGGCAAATCATTTGACGCCGTGGTGAAGCCAATTTCCCAGAATTCCGAAGCCAATCTCCGCTATGACGAATGGGAATACCGCCGCCGCAAGATGGTGGACGAACTGAGCCAGGGACAAATTGGCTATATCCACCTGCGGGCCATGGGGCGCGACAACATGGCCGAATGGGTCAAAAATTACTTCCCGATTTTTAATCGCAAGGGGCTGATTGTGGATGTGCGCCACAACCGGGGTGGAAACATTGATAGTTGGGTTTTGGAACGATTGCTGCGCAAAGCGTGGTTTAACTGGCAGCCACGAACGGGAGATACCTACCACAACATGCAGTATGCCTTCCGTGGCCACGTGGTTGTGCTCTGTGACGAAGCGACGGCCTCTGACGGCGAAGCCTTTGCCGAAGGCTTCCGACGGCTGGGCCTGGGCAAAGTGATCGGCACCCGAACCTGGGGCGGGGAAGTCTGGCTGACCTCAAGCAACGTGCTGGTGGATAACGGGATTGCTTCGGCGGCTGAATTCGGCGTGTTTGGGCCGGAAGGCGACTGGTTGATCGAAGGCGTCGGTGTGGTTCCTGACGAAACCGTGGATAACCTGCCGCACGCAACTTTCAAGGGCCAGGACACCCAGCTCGAAGCGGCGATTCAACACCTGCAGGAACTGATCCGAACCAAACCGGTGAATGTGTTGCCAAAACACCCGGCCTATCCGGATAAGTCATTTCGGAAGAAGTGA
- a CDS encoding glycosyltransferase: MAPDRWQKFSESGNISYLYTLDTFDLTIIFLYFGLLAILSIYGIYRIRMTYLYWRYRDHSPKPPRLYSEEELPKVTIQLPLFNEMYVVERLLESVVQMDYPREKLEIQVLDDSTDETQHIAAAAVKRHAEAGHNIVYIHRDNREGFKAGALEAGLKVASGELVAIFDADFRPRPDCIRKMVHYFTEEKVGVVQFRWSHINADYNILTRIQSVLLDGHFVIEHTSRNRSGGFFNFNGTAGMWRRQAIEWSGGWQHDTLTEDTDLSYRAQMLGWKFVYVMDEDVPAELPVEINAFKAQQRRWAKGLTQVAFKMFKRTLQSDLPWHVRIEMFFHLTSNLSYPLMIVFNLLHFPILIVRYNQGLFQMMLLDIPFLLLSTFSVTSFYYISLKELHGKKGTKWWMIYLVMATGVGLSLSNAKAVMEAVFGIQSSFVRTPKYAIETAKDSWQNKKYRRNRGWLPYFELGMALYFVLTMAYAAYSHIFGVLPFLSIFAVGYGYVGILSFFQGASLKAKTPTPSEPQLSPAPQQ, encoded by the coding sequence ATGGCGCCTGACCGCTGGCAGAAATTTTCCGAGTCGGGCAACATCAGCTATCTCTACACGCTCGATACATTTGACCTGACCATCATTTTCCTGTACTTCGGGTTGCTGGCAATTCTTTCAATTTACGGGATTTATCGAATTCGGATGACCTACCTGTACTGGCGATACCGGGATCACTCGCCCAAACCTCCGCGCCTGTACAGCGAAGAGGAGCTTCCGAAAGTGACGATTCAGCTTCCGCTCTTTAATGAAATGTATGTCGTTGAGCGATTGCTTGAATCCGTCGTTCAGATGGATTACCCGCGCGAAAAACTTGAGATCCAGGTGCTCGACGACTCAACCGACGAAACCCAGCACATTGCCGCGGCTGCCGTCAAACGCCACGCTGAAGCCGGTCACAATATCGTCTACATTCACCGTGACAACCGTGAAGGCTTTAAAGCCGGCGCCCTCGAAGCCGGCCTCAAAGTGGCTTCGGGCGAACTGGTCGCCATTTTCGACGCTGATTTTCGCCCACGTCCGGATTGCATCCGCAAAATGGTGCATTACTTCACCGAGGAAAAAGTTGGGGTGGTGCAGTTCCGCTGGAGCCATATCAACGCCGATTACAACATCCTGACCCGCATCCAGAGCGTGCTGCTTGATGGGCATTTTGTGATTGAGCACACCTCGCGGAACCGGTCCGGCGGCTTTTTCAACTTTAACGGCACCGCCGGCATGTGGCGGCGGCAGGCCATTGAATGGTCCGGCGGCTGGCAACACGACACGCTGACCGAAGACACCGATCTGAGCTATCGTGCCCAAATGCTCGGCTGGAAATTTGTCTATGTGATGGATGAAGACGTTCCGGCTGAACTTCCGGTTGAAATCAATGCCTTCAAAGCCCAACAGCGGCGCTGGGCCAAGGGTCTGACCCAGGTGGCGTTCAAAATGTTTAAGCGCACCCTGCAATCCGACCTCCCGTGGCACGTCCGGATTGAGATGTTTTTCCATTTGACGAGCAATCTTTCATACCCCCTGATGATTGTGTTTAATCTGCTGCACTTCCCGATTTTGATCGTGCGGTATAACCAGGGGCTGTTCCAGATGATGTTGCTCGACATTCCGTTCCTGCTGCTCTCGACATTTTCGGTGACCTCGTTTTACTACATCTCGCTCAAGGAATTGCACGGGAAAAAAGGTACCAAATGGTGGATGATCTATCTGGTGATGGCCACCGGTGTCGGGCTTTCGCTCAGCAATGCCAAAGCCGTCATGGAAGCGGTCTTTGGGATTCAATCCAGTTTTGTCCGCACACCCAAATATGCGATTGAAACCGCCAAAGATAGCTGGCAAAACAAGAAGTACCGCCGCAACCGCGGCTGGCTCCCTTACTTTGAATTGGGAATGGCACTCTATTTCGTGCTGACAATGGCCTATGCGGCCTATAGCCATATTTTTGGAGTACTGCCCTTCCTCTCAATTTTTGCGGTTGGTTATGGCTATGTTGGGATTCTATCGTTCTTCCAGGGTGCCAGCCTGAAAGCGAAAACCCCAACCCCATCAGAACCGCAATTGAGCCCGGCACCGCAACAATGA